ATCTTCTAATTTTGCCCGTAACCGAGAGATATGTACATCTACAACGCGAGTATCTACATGGCGTTCAGGAGTATATCCCCATACTTCTTGCAAAATCTCGGAACGGGAAAAAGCTTCACCAGAACGACTAACTAATAATTCTAATAAGCTGAACTCCATACCAGTTAAGCGAATCCGCTCATCACCTTTATAAACTTGACGCTTATTTGTATCAATTTTGATGGTGCTGACATGAATCACTCCAGAACTAGGAATACCATTTGCACCTGTTTTGTCTACCCGTCGCAATACTGAGCGAATCCGCGCTTCTAGTTCTTTGGGAGAGAATGGTTTCACTACATAATCATCAGCGCCCAATTCTAAGCCCGTGATGCGATCTGCTACATCTCCCAAAGCTGTGAGCATAATAATGGGGACATCTGATTCTTTGCGTAATTCTTGACAAACGCCATAACCATCTAGTTTTGGCATCATTACATCTAAAACTACTAGGTCTGGTTCAGATTTGCGAAATATTTCTAAAGCTTCCTCTCCATCCCCTGCTGTCACCACATCGTAGCCAATCATGGAAAGGCGTGTTTCCAAAATCCGCCGAATGCTGGCTTCGTCGTCTACTACCAGGATTTTTTCTTTATGACTTTCCAATTTTTGTCATGCTCCTTAACTAAAATTTTTCATGATTAATTCTTTAGCTTAACCGACAGAAGCCCCACGTCTGAGCCGATAGGGCCGCGAGGGATGAATGGCGCGTGAATTGACGACGGTTTTCCTACCAACGCGACAGCAAGGAAGGAAGACATGGAGACAATTCACAAATTTTGTGTTATGAACTGAGTATCTCGACAAGGCGAGAGAATAGCGATAATCAAGCTAGATACATGATCATTTTTGTTGATTAACCTTGATTTTGCCTTAGAAGGGGTCAGCCTATCGCCTTAACATCAGTCTTGTTGTTCTCGAAGAGCAAAAAGCTGTTAACTTGGTAGGAAGCCTATACTTCCCTTGCGGGTAAGTGTAGGTAGTTCACTATCATAATATTAAGATATCATTGCTCTCAATTGATTTGGAAAAAGCTTCTAACTATTACTATTAAGTAATGGGACACAATTAATTACACAACTGATTTTTCTGTTCCCTGTTCCCTGTTCCCTGTTCCCTCTCTCAACAAGTGAATTTAATTTTGTCCGACTACTTATTAGATTTGCGTTTTTTCCAAAATTTAAGAAATAATTAAGATTATTAACTAAAATTTAAACATGGCCAAGCCAAAAATCGTTTATATCTGTAGTAGTTGTGCAGCAGAATTTTCCCAATGGTTCGGAAAATGTTCCAATTGCGATACTTATGATTCTTTAGTTGAGCAGAATATTAGTGCTTTTATAGGGGATATATCTAGCCGATCTGGGGTGGGAAATTGGCAAGCTGGAGGTCATAGTAAATCTCATAATAAACCAGCTAAGGCTAGATCATCGCTGACTTTTGAGCAAATTAGCGATCGCCAAATTGCTCGGTGGGAATCCGGTTATGGGGAATTAGATCGAGTTTTAGGTGGTGGTATAGTTCCCGGTTCAATGGTGCTAATTGGTGGCGATCCTGGTATTGGTAAATCTACTTTACTACTGCAAGTATCTCATCAATTAGCCCAGAAATACCGTATCCTTTACGTAACTGGAGAGGAATCAGGACAACAGGTAAAATTGCGTGCTTCTCGGTTGGGAATGTCAAAACCCCCTCTTGTCATTACGGAAGATAATCAAAGCAAAGCCCCTGAAGAAACAGTAAAAGATTCAGAAAAGCCCATAGATCCTGACAGTATCGGCGCAGATTTATATGTATTGCCAGAAACGGATTTAGAGGAGATTTTGCGAGAAATAGACTCTTTGAAACCAAATGTAGCGGTAATAGATAGTATTCAAACGGTATTTCTTCCCGCTTTGACATCAGCACCGGGTTCAGTCGCACAAGTCAGGGAATGTACCGCAGCTTTAATGAAAGTGGCAAAACATGAAGATATTACAATGTTAATTGTGGGTCATGTTACCAAAGAAGGAGCGATCGCTGGACCCAAAGTATTAGAACATTTAGTGGATACTGTATTATATTTTGAAGGCGATCGCTTTGCTTCCCATAGATTATTAAGAACTGTAAAAAACCGTTTCGGAGCTACCCACGAAATTGGGATATTTGAAATGGTTTCCCAAGGGTTAAAAGAAGTTGATAATCCTTCTGAGCTATTTTTAGGTAATCGTGACGATCCTGCTCCTGGTACAGCCATTGTTGTTGCTTGTGAAGGAACAAGACCCATAGTAGTAGAATTGCAAGCTTTAGTTAGTCCTACCAGTTATCCCTCTCCTCGACGCGCTGGCACAGGCATAGACTATAACCGTTTAGTGCAGATTCTCGCCGTATTAGAAAAGCGTGTGGGGATACCCATGTCCAAATTAGATTCCTACGTTGCTTCTGCGGGGGGATTAAGCGTCGAAGAACCAGCAGTAGATTTAGGAATTGCGGTGGCGATTGTTGCCAGTTTCCGAGATCGGATAGTTGATCCTGGTACAGTCTTAATTGGGGAAGTCGGATTAGGGGGACAAGTGCGATCAGTTTCCCAAATGGAATTAAGATTAAAAGAAGCAGCAAAATTAGGATTTAAAAGAGCAATAGTTCCTAAAGGCACAAAATTTCCAGAGATTGGGATTGAGATATTACCAGTAGGTAAAGTCATAGATGCAATTATTGCGGCTGTACCACATCAAGAATTGACAGAAGAAGATTTAGAACCTGATGAGGATGAATAATCTTTTCTGCTTTTAATATTTTATCAAATCGCTGTAATACCCCTGCCTCAACGCTTCCTAGGCAGGGGATGTAAAGCGGTCAAAAACGAAACACCTTCTGCCCAGAATTGAGCGTAAGCGAAATTAGGGAAGAAGGTAGTTGAGTTTTTGATAATCATGCTATACTATTTTATGTAGCAAGAATAGACATAAATGATTGTATTTGAGGCAAAACTTGAAGGACGAAACGAGCAGTACGAATCACTCGATGAAGCGATTCGTACTGCTCGTTTTGTGCGTAATAGCTGCCTGAGATACTGGATGGACAACAAGGGCGTTGGACGCTATGACCTAAATAAATTTTGCGCTGTACTTGCAGCCAGTATTGAGTTTCCTTGGGTTAACAAGCTGAACTCAATGGCAAGGCAAGCCAGTGCTGAAAGGGCGTGGTCTGCTATTGCTCGGTTCTTCGATAACTGCAAAAAAGGTAAACCAGGGAAAAAGGGATTCCCAAAGTTCAAGAAAGAACAAACACATGGTTCTGTTGAGTACAAAACCTGTGGGTGGAAACTTTCTGATGACCGCAGGTATATCACTTTCTCGGATGGATTCAAGGCAGGAACCTTTAAACTTTGGGGAACCCGTGATCTGCATTTCTACCAACTTAAACAGTTTAAGAGGGTGCGGGTTGTGCGTCGTGCAGATGGCTATTATTGCCAGTTTTGCATCGACCATGAACGAGTTGAAAGACGAGAACCAACGGGTAAAACTATTGGTATTGATGTAGGTCTAAACCACTTCTACACCGATAGCAACGGGGAGACAGTCGCCAGCCCTAGACATCTTCGCAAAAGCGAGAAGTCTTTGAAACGATTGCAACGCCGGATGTCTAAGACTAAAAAAGGTTCTCAAAACAGAATCAAGTTGAGAAAAAAACTTGGATTAAAGCATCTCAAAGTAAGTCGCCAGCGTAAAGACTTTGCTATGAAAACGGCAAGGTGCGTAGTGAGGTCTAACGACCTTGTGGCGTATGAAGATTTGATGGTGCGGAATATGGTGAAAAATCACCGTTTGGCTAAGTCGATTAGTGACGTTTCGTGGTCGCTGTTCCGTGAGTGGATTGAGTATTTCGGCAAGGTATTTGGTGTGGTCACGGTTGCCGTTCCACCTCACTATACTTCGCAGAATTGCTCTAATTGTGGTGAGGTTGTCAAAAAAACTCTTAGCACTAGAACTCATGTTTGCCCTCACTGTGGGCATACGCAAGACAGGGATTGGAACGCGGCACGGAACATATTAGAAAAAGGATTGAGTACGGCGGGTCACGTCGGAACTAACGCCTCTGGAGAGACTGATCAATACTTGGGTGAGGAAACTCCTCCAAGCAAATCAACTCGTGGAAAGAGGAAGCCCAAAGAGCGATCTTTGGAATCCCCACCCTCTACGAAGTAGGGTGGGGAGGATGTCAATTGTGATGAAATTTTGGGAATCTATAGAACATGACAATGGAGTTTCTTGGGCTTTAGCAATGGTAGTAAATAAAGTTAAAGTTGCGGCTAATAAACCTGTAATGATTGAGTATTTCATGGCTTAATTTGAGATGGATAAAAATCAAATATGAGTCCCATAGCAAAAATGGACGTTTTTTTGAAACTTTAGTTTCGCTTTGAAATCATCCAAATCATAGAAATCAAACAAATCACAGTTCAGACAAGAGATTAAATCATCCAAATCATAGAAATCAAACAAATCACAGTTCAGACAAGAGATTAAATCATCCAAATCATAGAAATCAAACAAATCACAGTTCAGACAAGAGAGTAAAAAATCAATGATATGGGTTAAAGAAGAAGAATCTAGCAGAATACAGAAAAAGACAGGGAATTTATTCCCTGTCTTATAGCTAAAGTCGGTTAAAACCGACTATTGATTGGTTTGGTGGGTGGGTGTGGGGTTCATGTACATCACTCAATCAAGAATCACTATATTAACTTTGAGCAATACCTTCTTCCCGTGCGGCTTGTTGGACAGCAGCAGCCACAGCAGTAGCCACACGCTTATCAAAGACGGAAGGAATAATATGTTCCCGATTCAAGTCAGAGGGTTTAACTAAAGAAGCGATCGCACTGGCAGCTTCTAAACACATAGTAGTAGTAATTGTACTGGCCCGACAATCTAAAGCCCCACGAAACACCCCTGGAAACGCCAGGACGTTATTAATTTGGTTGGGGTAGTCACTCCGACCTGTAGCCATAACAGCAACGTTTTTAGGAGCTAATTCGGGTTGAATTTCGGGAATGGGATTAGCCATTGCAAATACAATTGCATCTTTCGTCATCCCCTGTACCATTTCTGGTGTCAAAACTCCCGGTGCGCTGACACCGATAAACACATCTGCACCTTGGACAGCACCGGCTAAAGTTCCTTGGGCTTTAACCGCAAATTCCAGCTTTTCGGCGGTCAAATCGCTGCGATTAGTGGAAATAATTCCCTTAGAGTCGCACATCAAAATGGTTTGGGCATCGGCTTTGCGGAGTAACCGAGCGATCGCAATCCCAGCCGCACCAGCACCATTAATCACAATGCGGATATCTGCAATAGATTTTTGGACAAGTTTCAGAGAATTAAACAGTGCTGCCAAGGTGACAATAGCTGTACCATGTTGGTCATCATGAAAAATGGGGATATTTAATTCTGCTCGCAATCTTTTTTCAATTTCAAAACAGCGTGGTGCAGCGATATCTTCTAAATTCACACCACCAAATACAGGAGCGATATTTTTAACAGCCTTGACAATCTCATCTGTATCTTGAGTATCTAAACAGATAGGAAAAGCATCAAGCCCCGCAAATTCCTTAAACAGCATGGCTTTCCCTTCCATCACAGGTAAAGCAGCCTCTGGTCCCAAATTGCCCAAACCGAGAACAGCACTGCCATCTGTGACGATAGCCACGGTATTTTGTTTAATAGTCAGATTATATACTTCCTCTGGATTTTCGGCGATCGCCTTACAAATGCGACCAACTCCTGGAGTATAAGCCATTGCTAAATCAGAAACACTTTTGAGAGGAATTCTACTCACAATACTGATTTTGCCACCGCGATGTAAATTAAAAGTGCGGTCATAAACATCAATTACCTTAATATCCGATAATTCCTTTACTCCTTGCACAATGGTTTCCGCGTGTTCCGTACTAGCGGCATCAACTGTAATATCGCGGATAGATTCTTCACGAGTTTGTTCAATTAAATCAATTTGTCCGAGATTACCACCAGTGGAGGCGATCTCTTGAGTCACAGATGCTAACATCCCCACCCGATTGGGAATTTGTAACCGCAGGGTAACACTAAAACTAGAATTAGGAGTAAGATTTTTCATGGTACTAATCTCTATTTTAAAGTTTAGATTTTATATTGAATTGCCACTGCAAATTTTATTTTTACAAAAAACCTGACATTAGAAACAGCTTTTTCTTCTCTGCGTTCTCTGCGCCTCTGTGGTTCGATAGTATTTTTTCAAGCACCATAGACACAGAGGAAAAAAAATCCAACAAAATCTTGACTCATATTCCTAAAATAACTTCTTCCTTATCAGTTGTCGCTATTTCCAAAAGTGGTTGAGACAAATTCCCAAAAAAGTCATAATAATCCAAAGCTTCCAAAATCCCCCAAGCATGATTTCCTTCAGCAAAATAAATCTGTGGTAAACCTCGTAGCTGTTCGATTTCCTGACTGTGATTTCCCACCACCACAGCCAGAGTATTACCAGCTAACATAGATTCATCATTACCCGAAGCCCCAGCCACCAAAAAGCGTTGCACAGGCAAACCCCATTTCAAAGCAGCATAACGAATAGCATCTCCCTTAGAAGCTCGGATAGGCACTAAATCCAGATACATATTATGGCTATAAAATCCTTTCACGTGGAGACGATTTTGGCGGAGACGACGAATAATTTCGCGGAAACTAGGTGATTTAGCCTCATCTACAAAATAGCTAATCTTAAACTTGCCCTGAGCATCATCAGATTGCAATTCTACCCCAGGAATATCCCGCATAACTTTGCGAATTTCCGACCGTCGCCAATTATACGCGATGTGTCTTTGCCAACTCGTATCTGTGACTATCTGCGGCCCATAGTAAATTTCACTTCCGGCTGAAGTAATCAGTAAATCTGGCATCGGGAAGCGCCATTCTTCCAACAAACTTAAGGTACTTTTGAGACTGCGACCAGTAGCAATACCAACTCCTGTTGTATTACCTTCATCATGAATTCTCTGAATTAACTTTGCTAAAGCTGCCTCATCACCCAATAGAGTATTATCAATTTCACATACCAAAAATCTATCAGCAGTTGCTAAGTGATTAGTTGCGGGGACATTCCAATCTGGATGTTCATCTGCGGGAGATTTAACCAGAGGACTCAGCAAAGACTGAATGCGTTTTTGGGGCAATAATCGGTTAACTTCTTTTAGATAATGATCTACATGACTATCCCAAGAGAAATGTTGGCAAACATTGATCATGCCATTTTTAGACCATTTTTGCCATTGTTCTTGATCTGTGAGAGCCTTTTTTAAGGCATTTTGGATATCTTGAATATTCAAAGGATCAATTAATAACCCATTCTGACAAGCAGCGAGAATATCCCTCGGACCACCATCAGCAGTCGCAATTATAGGCACACCACAGGCACTAGCTTCAATTAATGTGAGTCCAAATGGTTCTGTTAAGGCTGGGTTAATAAATACCCCTTGTGTTTTTGCCGTGAGTCGGTATAAATCTGGTACATCATCAGCATTATGATGTTTAGGATAAGCTACATGACCATAAAGATCATAGCGATCTATTAATTGTAATATCTCTAAAAATACCTGACGTGGCCCCGATTCCATTGCCAAAATGTCCTCTCGTTTACCTAGTATCAATACCAGGTTGGCCAATTTTCGTAATTCGGGATCTTCCCCATAAGCCTTAATTAAACTACTGACATTTTTCCGGATAGCTGGGCGAGAAATCGCCATAATTATGGGCTTTTGCAGGTCTTTGAGAAATTTCTCCAATTCCTGTTGAATAGGGGGATTTTGCCAATTATCTGTAGCTGGGTAAAAACGCTCTAAGGTAACACCAGGAGGAATTACTACCATGCGTTCTGGTTGATAGTGGTCGTAAACGCTGTACTGCTCTTCAACTTCTTGAGAAGTGCTGGCAATAATTAGGGCTGCACTCCCCAAGGTGATTTCTTCAGCTTCTATTCTTGTACTAATATGAAAATTCTCTTCAATGTTTTTTTGTTTAGTACCATGCTCTAATAATCTTTGTTGCTTGATGCGTCCTAGAGAGTGGCCTGTATGGACTAGGGGTATACCTAACCAACCTGCAACCCTAGAACCTACATAGCCGGCATCAGCATAATGTGTATGAATAATATGGGGAATTTTGCCGATTTTGCGAATGTGTTTGAGTAATTCATCTGCAAAACTATCTAAATGTGGCCAGAGAACTTCTTTGCGAAGGTAGCGTTTGGGACCACAAGCAATGCGAATAATTTGGGCTTTATCTGCGAGAATTTCCACTGGTTGAGCATAGTCAGGGCTAACTTTTGGGTCATTTACTAACCGTGTTACTAAGTCAACTCTTGCAATCTGGGGATTTTTAGCTAATGTGCAAGCAAGTTCAACCGCGTATTTAGTTTGTCCACCAGTGTCAGCATCCTTACCTAACTCTAGATTGTGGCCACGAATTAAACCATGAACACTAACGAGCAAAATGTACAACCCAGGGTTGTTTAACACAGTGCTGATTCCTCCATAATTAGCAATAAATCAAACATTTTTGCGTGATTCATTATAGTTATACCATTTTACCTGTTCCCTGTTCCCCGTGAGGAAATAGTTCTGGGAAAGTTGTTTCTAGTTTCAGACAATTAGCACCATTCACCTGTAATTGGTACTCTACCTTATCCATCAGGCGATTCATAATTAACCAACCATAACCACCTTCTTGTTTTGCTATGGGGTTGGGTGGAAAGTAAGTAGATAGATCAAAACCTTCACCATAATCCCAAATCTCTATAGATAAATCCCGGCCTTTTAGTTCTAAGCGCAGTAAAATCGGTAAATTTGGCTTTTTTTTATGGGCATGACGCACAGCATTAGAATAGGCTTCTACCAAAGCCAATCGTAAGCGACTTGATTGTTGTGTCCAATCAACAGATTCCCCTAGATGTAATTGTAAGCAGCCCAATAACCATTGTTCTACAATATTGATAAAACCTAGATCACTGGGAATATGAAGTTCACTTTTCATGATTTATAAAACCTCCAGAGATACTATAGTTTGATCATCTTCTTGAATATCATTATTGGTTTGAATAAGAGCTAACAAATTATCAAGATTAAGTGGTTGAGGTTGTTTTTTAATAAGTTGCCATAAACCTTCTTGATGAAGTATAGAACGATTATTTGTCCTTGAATCATCTAAATTTTCCCACACAGTTGCTTCTGTAATTCCATCACTAGTCACCAGTAATGTATCTCCAGAAGCGAGAATTAAACGGCCAGATTCAGCCTCCCATTTAGGCAATATTCCCAAAGGAATACTTCGGACTTTTAAATAATGAGGAGAATCATTTATAGTAGCTGACTCAGACCACACAAAAGGATAAATATGCCCCGAATTAGCATAGACAATTTCTTTTGTGATTGGGTGATAACGTGCTAAAACCATAGTAATAAAATAGTTACTGCTGATTAAGTCATCAATCAGAGTAGAATTCAGATTCTGCATCATCACATTTGGCTCTACTGGTACTTCAAGAGATAGTTCCCGACGCAGCAGAGAAATTGTACTAGCCATAAACAAAGCCGCTGGCACACCTTTACCAGAAACATCACCAACCGCTAACCACAAATCACCATTAGGATGGACAAATACCTCAAAAAAATCACCTCCTACCTCCCGGGCTAGATAGCAACAAGCTTGGACTTTTACACCCGCCATTTCCGGTAAAGTTTGCCGTAATAAATTATGTTGAATTTGGCGAGCTACTTCTAACTCTAGGTTAGTTAGTTGTTGTTTTTCTTGCAGACTTTGATAGAGTTTAGCTTGAGAAAGCGCTAAAGCAGCTTGTTCGGCTACACCTGTAATTAATTGAATATCTTCTTGATCCCAAACATGATCACTTCCCAATTTACGAATAGCAATAATAGCTAGTAAGTGTTCTTGATAAATAAGTGGGACTACTAAATATTGATAATGGATGTTTTCGTAGATATCTTCTGTTATTTGATAGTGGTGAGTTTGAAAAACTTCGGTAATTAACTCACTAGGGTCTGGGAGAAAATCGTATACTTCTGATTGGGAATTTTGATAGCAAAATTGCTTTTGGGTGAGAAAATTATCTTCAACTGTTTTAAGTAAACAATTATCAGCCGCAAATGTTTCTCCAATAGTGACAACAATTTTTTGCAGCATATTGTCATAGTCTAAAGATTCTCTAATTGCCGTTGTCACAGCATTAAATAAAGATTCCCGTCGCAAGGCACGAGATAATTCAGCTACTCGTTTTTTGACTACGCGATATGTATCACTAGCTTGATTGACTAATGATTGGAGTTGATAGGGATTCCAGGGCTTTGTAATGTATTTAAATACGCGACCTGAGTTAATGGCATCTACTAAATCTTCAACATCAGTAAAACCAGTTAATAAAATCCGAATTGTATCAGGAAACCGCTCTACTGTCAGACTTAATAATTCGCTACCGTTCATGTCCGGCATTCTTTGGTCAGAGATAATCATAGCCATTTCCCCTTCTCTTTCTAAGATAGCTAAGGCTTCAGTAGCATTATTAGCTCTATAGACTATAAAATCTTTCCAAAAAGTGCGATAAAGTAAATCCAAGTTATCTCGCTCGTCATCTACAACCAAGAGCTTGAGCTTGCTTAACTTTTTTTCAGTCATAATTTAAATTAACTTTCTACATAGTTAAATGACAAGATGTCCTTAATTTAAAAAATATTTAGCTATTAGCTAAGAAACTTTTATGGCTTACGCTACGCTGTCAGCCAACATTAAGTCAGTAGATGGGCTGAAATAAATATCAAAATAATATTGTTGATTAGGGCGGGCTAGAAGCCCACCCTACAAGAATATTATACTTATTGTGGGGTGGGCATCCTGCCTGCCCATATTATATTTAATTGTGCCTACCTACTTACATTTTACGCAACTAAGCCAGAACGCAAAGCAATTACTGCTGCTTCAGTACGGTCTTTAGCACATAGTTTATTCATAATATTGCCAACGTGTGTTTTTACTGTTCCAGTTGTAATATAAAGTTTTTTAGCAATTGTAGCATTACTACAACCTCCAGCTATTAATTGTAACACTTCTAACTCTCTAGCTGTGAGAATACCAGGTTTAATAGATCGTTGATGATTATTAGATTCGACAGAAGTTTTCTCCTGCACTTGTTCTAAAATAATTCGCGCAATCATCGGATCAATCCAAGGATTACCAGCAGCAGTTACCCCTATAGCTTCGAGTAAATTGTCAAATTCGATATCCTTCATACAGCAAGAGTCTGCACCAGCACTAAAGGCTGTAAGTACAGATTCTTTATCATTAGCCAATGTTAAAATTAATACTTTTGTATTCCGTAATAGACGAATTGCTTTAATCTTCCTAGTTAATTCAATGCCATCTTGATCTGGCAAACCTATATCAACAATCGCAATATCCGGCTGTAGCTGCTTTAAGATTATAAGACCATGACGAGCATTAATCGCTTCTCCAACTACTTCAATTTCGTCTTTTTGCCGTAATGCTGTACAAATACTCAGACGAGTTAGATGATGATCCTCAATAATGACAGTGCGAATTTTACTCATATTAAAATGCTGCTAGATATTAAATAGACATCTAGTAAAAATTAAATATGCCTGATATGAAACCTCTGTAGAGACGTTCCATGGAAAGTCTCTACATTGATTTTTACCAGATGTTTAATAATATATAGCTTTTTGTTGCTTAAATTATGACTAAAAAAATTTAATCTCCACAGACCTAACTTATCAATTTACATTACTTTTGAGCTACTCGTATTAACAAAAATAAACCTACAGTTAATCCAAATAAGTTGGGCAACCAAGCACCAATTAAGGGAGAAAGTATACCAGCTTGTGCCAAAGCTCCAGAAACGGATAGTAGTAAATAATAACTGAAAATCACAATCACGCTAATACCAAAACTTGTCCCGCGTCCGGTGCGCTGAGGTATACTCCCCATAACTGAGCCAACTAAACCAAAAATGACACAAACAAAGGGAAAAGCGATTTTTTGTTGAATTCGCACTTGAAGTTTGCGAATTTTTTGATCGTTACCACCTAAACGTTCTATTTCTAGTTGTTCTAGGGCTTGGGCAATATTCATTTCGCCATAGTCTCGGCTATTTTCAGCTAAGGTTAAAGGAGTGCGAGGTAGTTGTAATTGCTGATGTTCAAATCGTAAAATATTCCGATAGGAGCGATCAGATGCTACTAAATAGATAGTGCCATTGTAAAAATCCCAAACTTGTTGTTTACTGTTCCATTTAGCTGATTCAGAAACAACAATTTGATCAACTCCGCCTCGAGAACGATCTATAATTGTTAAACCTTTCATTTCCTTACCATCAAATTGGTCAGCATAAAATAAGCGAGAAAGTATTTTCTTTTTATCACCATTTGATTCTTTTAATTCTCGATATTCAGGATAGTAAATATTTTGTTGTTTAAAGGATGGTTGGTCTGACTTCAGGGCTTGTGCTAGGGTGGTAGTAGCTTTGTAATTGGCAGCAGGGGCGATTTGCTCATTGAAGATATAAGTCATGATGGTGACTCCAAAACTTAAAACCACAGCAGTTAAAACCATGCGATAAACGCTCACTCCACAAGCACGCAAAGCAATTAATTCACTTTCGCTAGAAAGACGGCTATAGGTCATTAAAGTGGCTAACAAAGTGGACATGGGGAAGGAGTAAACCATGACATAAGGTAGCTTTAATAGGAAAATTTGTAAAGCAATATTCAGTGGTAGCCCAGATTCTACAACTTTTCGTAATAATTCAAATAAGCTATCAATGGCTAAAACGACAGAAGTAAATGCCCCGACACCAAATAAAAATGGTGAAATTAATTGCATCGCCAAGTAGCGATCCATGATGGAAAAAGAAAACAGAGAAATGAAATTAGAGAATGGATTAAGCTTTTTATAAATCATGATATAGCGATTTTCAGTTGAGTAAAATACAAGAACCCCACCCCCAACCCCCTCCCCGCAAGCAAGGAGGGGACTATGATGTATCTCATTCAAGTGCATACCGCCATATAGCAGGAGTCACCGAGGTAGGGGCGCAGGGTCTGCGCCCACTCAGGAGTCAGAATAAAAACCGATTTTGAGTTTGAATTTTGGACTTTATGTACTTGCCATTTGCTATAGTAACTGATGGTATTTTTTAAATAAAAATGAATTTAAACTGCAAAATTGTCACCTAAATAATATTGTCGCACTAAAGGATTATTGTAAAGTTCATCAGCATTACCAAAAGCGAGAATTTGCCCTTCCCGCATAATATAAGCACGATCTGTAATAGCTAAGGTTTCGCGGACATTGTGATCTGTGATTAAAATGCCCATACCGCGATCGCGTAATTGACCGACAATTTCCTGAATCTCAGACACAGCAATCGGATCAACTCCAGCAAAAGGTTCATCTAAAAACAGAAATTTTGGTCCATCTTTACCAGCGGCTAAAGCCCTGGCTAATTCTGTGCGTCGTCGTTCACCCCCAGAAAGCTGAATACCTTTACTAGCAGCCACCTTTTCTAGGCGAAATTCTCGCAATAAAGTATGTAATCTTTGTCTCCATTCTCTCCTGGGAACTTGAGTTTGTTCAAATACGAGCAGAATATTTTCTTGCACAGAAAGATGACGAAAT
The window above is part of the Dolichospermum sp. DET69 genome. Proteins encoded here:
- a CDS encoding response regulator transcription factor, yielding MESHKEKILVVDDEASIRRILETRLSMIGYDVVTAGDGEEALEIFRKSEPDLVVLDVMMPKLDGYGVCQELRKESDVPIIMLTALGDVADRITGLELGADDYVVKPFSPKELEARIRSVLRRVDKTGANGIPSSGVIHVSTIKIDTNKRQVYKGDERIRLTGMEFSLLELLVSRSGEAFSRSEILQEVWGYTPERHVDTRVVDVHISRLRAKLEDDPSNPELILTARGTGYLFQRILEPGEE
- a CDS encoding transposase, with product MIVFEAKLEGRNEQYESLDEAIRTARFVRNSCLRYWMDNKGVGRYDLNKFCAVLAASIEFPWVNKLNSMARQASAERAWSAIARFFDNCKKGKPGKKGFPKFKKEQTHGSVEYKTCGWKLSDDRRYITFSDGFKAGTFKLWGTRDLHFYQLKQFKRVRVVRRADGYYCQFCIDHERVERREPTGKTIGIDVGLNHFYTDSNGETVASPRHLRKSEKSLKRLQRRMSKTKKGSQNRIKLRKKLGLKHLKVSRQRKDFAMKTARCVVRSNDLVAYEDLMVRNMVKNHRLAKSISDVSWSLFREWIEYFGKVFGVVTVAVPPHYTSQNCSNCGEVVKKTLSTRTHVCPHCGHTQDRDWNAARNILEKGLSTAGHVGTNASGETDQYLGEETPPSKSTRGKRKPKERSLESPPSTK
- a CDS encoding NAD-dependent malic enzyme; the protein is MKNLTPNSSFSVTLRLQIPNRVGMLASVTQEIASTGGNLGQIDLIEQTREESIRDITVDAASTEHAETIVQGVKELSDIKVIDVYDRTFNLHRGGKISIVSRIPLKSVSDLAMAYTPGVGRICKAIAENPEEVYNLTIKQNTVAIVTDGSAVLGLGNLGPEAALPVMEGKAMLFKEFAGLDAFPICLDTQDTDEIVKAVKNIAPVFGGVNLEDIAAPRCFEIEKRLRAELNIPIFHDDQHGTAIVTLAALFNSLKLVQKSIADIRIVINGAGAAGIAIARLLRKADAQTILMCDSKGIISTNRSDLTAEKLEFAVKAQGTLAGAVQGADVFIGVSAPGVLTPEMVQGMTKDAIVFAMANPIPEIQPELAPKNVAVMATGRSDYPNQINNVLAFPGVFRGALDCRASTITTTMCLEAASAIASLVKPSDLNREHIIPSVFDKRVATAVAAAVQQAAREEGIAQS
- the radA gene encoding DNA repair protein RadA, with the translated sequence MAKPKIVYICSSCAAEFSQWFGKCSNCDTYDSLVEQNISAFIGDISSRSGVGNWQAGGHSKSHNKPAKARSSLTFEQISDRQIARWESGYGELDRVLGGGIVPGSMVLIGGDPGIGKSTLLLQVSHQLAQKYRILYVTGEESGQQVKLRASRLGMSKPPLVITEDNQSKAPEETVKDSEKPIDPDSIGADLYVLPETDLEEILREIDSLKPNVAVIDSIQTVFLPALTSAPGSVAQVRECTAALMKVAKHEDITMLIVGHVTKEGAIAGPKVLEHLVDTVLYFEGDRFASHRLLRTVKNRFGATHEIGIFEMVSQGLKEVDNPSELFLGNRDDPAPGTAIVVACEGTRPIVVELQALVSPTSYPSPRRAGTGIDYNRLVQILAVLEKRVGIPMSKLDSYVASAGGLSVEEPAVDLGIAVAIVASFRDRIVDPGTVLIGEVGLGGQVRSVSQMELRLKEAAKLGFKRAIVPKGTKFPEIGIEILPVGKVIDAIIAAVPHQELTEEDLEPDEDE